ttttaatacataaattaaattgagtatATATTTCCAGTTATTTCACAAAtctctaatttttcaatttccttttaaCTTTACCCTTTTcagatattatattatattataagctgttttattttttacccatttattttattatacattaattttctcttctaatGTCCCACGTTGTACTAAAAGTAAATTCACTTTTGttctcttattttaatttgtttttccaaGTTACCATGTAATTGATGGTCTAATTAATTCATCATATGTCCAATATCTAAAATACTATTTCCTTATTAATTTCCTCTAATTAATGTAGGAGTTGGCATATggttaaaattgataataattttcttaaaaaacgTTCAATCAACTATGTTCAGCAAccttatatttaatattttattagttttcttgGATTTCAATTATTGTAGAATGAAGCATGTTGTCTCATTTATATTAGTCATGTATATAAACTACAGTACAACTAATGCGAGGTTCACATTCTAGGCTTGAACTCATTGGTGTAAAGATTTACtagtaagaaaaaagaaatgcataATCTGTTGTTGATGTGTTTATATTGCCTAGTGAATAGTgcataattaatattttgtaaagtcaatacttcattttgttattcacTTTTCCCAACCTGgttataatttctttatattattgatcTATATACACTACTCTATTTATACAAGAACATAGTCAACTCAACTCATATGAATTTGTACTATTAATCTGAGATTTCAATCATCCACctaacatattaattaaaggaaagagaaaagggaagaggGAAAATTCCCATTTTATGGATAGAGCCAGGCGTCCACATAATTTGTACTAAGGCTGTTGCTGGGATTCGTGCAAACAGTTGCAATAATACAAATCCGAAcatttataatcttttttctttcatgatTGTAAGATCATTGTGATTGACTCCCAATGTTTGGAGTGTCAGTTCATCATTTCATCAACATCACTCTTCAATCTTCAAAGAGAAGCTGAAATCAAGTACACAgtacaaaaaaaacaacatttatgAATTCAACCTGTGGATTTAACAACCATTGTGCTTTGGTTTGCTTGTAGACACCTGCCACAAGCACCCACTCCAAACAAACATTGTTGGACAACTTTCCTTTGCATTCAAAAGTTTGAGGTCAGTTATAAAGAGCCAACTGCTAGAAACCATCCAGTAGAATTATATTATAACTAATCCTACTGATCTTTCCCAAGTTGTTTACAAAATGAGATAAAAGTGCAAGTACTGGTCAAGACCAGTCTACCACTAACTCTCTTCAAACTACATCTGCCTAATATTGCCAAGCATGGAGTTTAACTGCATACCAAGACTCTTACAACACATACACAACTTACCTAAATATTCTGcttataaactaaaacaattgagaactttggtttttctttaCTCAACCTACTAATATCACCACAGCATGGAAGCTCTATTGTACGAAGCACCTACTATTAACAAGCCACACATGGATGTGGGAACCAGCCATAAGGCTATGTTACTTAGCTTCCTCACCATCACCACCACCGCCCCGACCACCAGCTGCACTTCCCTGACCATCGGTGCCTGCACCCCCCACATCAGCGGAGTCTTGCTTGCCACTTCCACGACCATCAGTTTGCCCTGAACTTCGAGGAGGGCCACCAGCACTAGCACCTCCAAGGGTACTTTCAGTGTGATGTGGGTGGTGCATGCCATTGTTAGCACCACCAATAGGTCTTAGTCCCATTTGCCCTTGCATTGCTTGCTGGTGTTGTTGGTGTAGTTGCTGCTGTGGATCTTGTAATTGATGGGGGTTGCCAAACTGCAATGGAACTTTTGGAGGGAAAAGTCCCGATTGCTGAGCCATTATAGCTGCCTGAGGGTGTTGCATATAATAACCCCCTTGCTGCATAGCAGGATGGGGAGCCATCTGACCATTCCAACATATGTAAGACAGactatattttgttatgaaaTTAGCAGAAACTGAGGCCTAGTTATTAACCAACCTGTGGAGGCATGGCCGGTGCCTGTGGCTGGGCATCAGCAATTGCAGCTAAATACATCAAATTCTTCTGAAGTTGAGCTTGGTACctatttaaataatcaaattaactCTCAGCTCTCAGGTACAATACTGTGTACACTACAGGTACATAGGGATGAAATTGTCCTTGAGTAAAATGCATCATattgtgaaaatttaaagCCACgtattaaaaatagttttaggAAATGCAACACTTCAGTAGTTCATAAAACCACACAAGCGCATAGAGACAGCAAAGGATGTAGATTATGTAACCCTTGACTCCAGATATTCACAAAAACAATACATTGTATCAATTCCGAAATACATACCCAATTATAAAGAACAGAAGTCCATAATAAGTCCACatccttattttattttatttttaaatggcAACAACACTTTTCATGAAAAGCGACTATTGCTCAAATTACAAAGACATGAGAAATGCTCGAAAATGAAAACACATAATTAGTAGCAAGATTTAAACTGCACCCATAGACACCTCCAGCTCTTAAACACCAAGATACACCATCCttacttttaaataacatGCATggtaaattattattattattattattatttgggtAAGAAGCTGaactttcattgaaaaaatgcAAGGGTGCAAGAAGCACAAAAAACATGTCCCCAAAAACAGGAATCCAACACTTACCAAACAAAGGATTTTAGTCCAAAAGAACAAGATAAAtgttataattacaaaattgtcCAGTGACGAACTCCCAAACAGAAGTGTTAAACCTTCTCTCTAGACTTCTTCACATCCTAAAAATCCTACGTTATTAGGAGTAGGATTATAGATTATGAGAAACACaggaaaaaagataataatcaATGCAACTTTGTGGGCTCCATTGGTGTTGGGATGTAACATTTCAAGAATCAACACCACGCACAACAATGTGTAGAGAGAGGGGTAACTTACTGAGCACATTCAGCTAGTTTCCCCAGATTTTGGTTGTCCAGTATGGCCAATATCAACTTTTTGTTCTCATCAAGATACTGCATGCAGTTGAAACCATTCATTGTTGATAACTTCAACTCAAATGTCTTAACAAGGATCTATTGTGGAGCAGCTAAATCTAAATTcatattagttaattttaataaacacCTACACTTCAAACATCCAGAGACAAAATGAACATAAAAAGAAGTTCAAATCTTATGCAAAAGAGGAAGCAAATGTGATGAAAAGCTCTCCAATCCACAATtgaaacaaaaggaaaaatccacaaaattttaataaaacacAGCATTACCCAGCTCCAATATCAAATTTGCACCATCAGTCCAGCACATTAGTCCTCGAAACATGTTTCCAACAGAACACTACcttatcattttcaattcttaatCAAAAACTCCAATTCAACattgttctttttatgaaTCGCATTAATTCCCAAAGGCCTGCTTTATTTGGTTCTTTCCATCAGCAAACATTTGGTCATTAATTTTCATGTTGAAGCTATTAACTTATCAAGCATAAAAGCatgtttctttcaaaatcaCATCCAATGTCATAACAAAGTTTCATGAAATCAAACGCACCaccgaagggagcagtcacTTCAATAccatatgaaaaaaagaaaaaagacgtTTGAGTAAGAagtaaagaagaaatagaCAGAGCGTGCCTTTTGTATCTGCTCGGTGGTGATATTGGTGGGGGGAAATGAAGGCATCATGGGCATCATTTGCGGTGGTTGCTGCATCTTTGGCTTTCCTGAATGTGAACCTTAGCCCTACCTCTCAGAAAAGTAATTTCCCAAATCAGAAGAGATTGAGAAGATAAAGGAAGACCCAAAAgcaagaagaaagagaatctGCTACATTAAAATAGATTTCTGAGGTTGTACCCCCTGTTTGGAACCCCTGAATCGGTCAAAATCTGTTTCTAGCTCTACCCCATAAgcgttttattttttatttatatccaGCCAATTCATATGCAATCGTCTCCCTATGATATTTCAAACCCATCGACAGTTCAATCAAACTCGAAccta
This DNA window, taken from Cucumis sativus cultivar 9930 chromosome 6, Cucumber_9930_V3, whole genome shotgun sequence, encodes the following:
- the LOC101209848 gene encoding GRF1-interacting factor 3 yields the protein MQQPPQMMPMMPSFPPTNITTEQIQKYLDENKKLILAILDNQNLGKLAECAQYQAQLQKNLMYLAAIADAQPQAPAMPPQMAPHPAMQQGGYYMQHPQAAIMAQQSGLFPPKVPLQFGNPHQLQDPQQQLHQQHQQAMQGQMGLRPIGGANNGMHHPHHTESTLGGASAGGPPRSSGQTDGRGSGKQDSADVGGAGTDGQGSAAGGRGGGGDGEEAK